Below is a window of Acidimicrobiales bacterium DNA.
CGGTTCACGTTGCGCACGGGAAGGTCGATGCTGACCGGCTCACCCGCCGTGAGGGCCGGGCCCGCCCGGGCGATGAGCTCGTTGTCGAGCGCCCGGTCGAGGCCGTGGTCCTGGCCCACGACCTGGTGGCGATGGGCCCCTTCGGGGAGGTCGGGGACGTGGAGCACCGGCGAGAGGTCGAGCCCGGAAGCCTTCCAGTGGTCGACGGCGGCGGTCGCGTCGATCATCTCGACCCGTCCGATGGCCTCGTCGAGGGTGCGGAAGCCGAGCTCGGCGAGCAGCTCGCGCACCTCCTCGGCGATGTACTCGAAGAAGGTCACCACGAACTCGGGCTTCCCGGTGAAGCGCTTGCGCAGCTCGGGGTTCTGCGTCGCGACCCCGACCGGGCACGTGTCGAGGTGGCAGACCCGCATCATCACGCAGCCCGACACGACCAGCGGGGCGGTGGCGAAACCGAACTCCTCGGCGCCGAGCAGGGCCCCGATGACCACGTCGCGGCCGGTCTTGAGCTGCCCGTCGACCTGCACCACGATGCGGTCGCGCAGGTCGTTGAGCAGCAGGGTCTGCTGCGTCTCGGCGAGCCCGAGCTCCCAGGGGCCGCCGGCGTGCTTGAGCGACGTCAACGGGGAGGCACCGGTCCCGCCGTCGTTCCCCGAGATCAACACCACGTCGGCGTGGGCCTTCGAGACACCGGCGGCGACGGTGCCCACACCGATCTCGGCCACCAGCTTGACGTGGATGCGAGCCTGGTCGTTGGCGTTCTTCAGGTCGTGGATGAGCTGGGCGAGGTCCTCGATCGAGTAGATGTCGTGGTGGGGCGGCGGGGAGATGAGCCCCACCCCGGGCGTCGAGTGCCGGGTCTTGGCGATCCAGGGGTACACCTTGCTGCCGGGCAGCTGGCCGCCCTCCCCCGGCTTCGCGCCCTGGGCCATCTTGATCTGGATGTCGTCGGCGTTCACGAGGTAGTCGCTCGTCACCCCGAAGCGGCCCGACGCCACCTGCTTGATGGCCGAGCGCTTCGAGTCGCCGTCGGGCATGGTGACGAACCGCTCGGGGTCCTCGCCGCCCTCGCCGGTGTTGGACTTGCCGCCGAGACGGTTCATGGCGACGGCGAGGGTCTCGTGGGCCTCCGCGGAGATCGAGCCGTAGGACATGGCGCCGGTGGAGAACCGCTTCACGATCTCCGAGACGGGTTCCACCTCCTCGATCGGGACGGGAGGACGCTCACCGGTGCGGAGGCGGAACATGCCGCGCAAGGTGGCGAGCTGGGCCGACTGCTCGTCGACCCGGCGCGTGTACTCCTTGAAGATCTCGTAACGGCGCGAGCGGGTGGCGTGCTGGAGCTTGTAGACGGTCTCGGGGTTGAAGAGGTGGAACTCCCCCTCCCGACGCCACTGGTACTCGCCGCCGACCGCGAGGCTGCGATGGGCCCGCTCGGTCGGGTTGGCGGGGTAGGCCATCGCGTGGCGGCGGCGGACCTCCTCGGCCACCTCGTCGATCCCGATCCCGCCGAGCCGGCTCACGGTGCCGCTGAAGTACTCCTCGACCAGGTCCTCGCCGAGGCCGACGGCCTCGAAGATCTGCGCTCCGGTGTAGGAGGCGACGGTGGAGATGCCCATCTTGGACATGACCTTCAGCACGCCCTTGCTGGCCGCCTTGATGTAGTTGGCGACCGCCTTGTTGGGGTCGTGCATGTCGGTCAGGCCCTCGGCGATGCGGTCCTCGATCGTCTCGAAGGCGAGGTAGGGGTTCACCGCGGCCGCGCCGTACCCGATCAGGAGGCACATGTGGTGCACCTCCCGGGCCTCCCCCGTCTCGACGACGAGCCCCACCTTGGTCCGGGTCTTCTCGCGGATCAGGTGGTGGTGCACGGCGGAGGTGTAGAGCAGGGACGGGATGGGGGCGAGCTCCTCGTCGGCACCGCGGTCGGAGAGCACGAGCATCGTGGCCCCGGCGGCGATGGCCTCGCTGGCCTGGCGCCGAACGTCCTCGATCGCCCGGCGGAGCCCCTCGCCGCCCTCCGCCACGGGATACAGGCAGCGCAGGACGGTCGTCGAGAAGCCGGGGATCACCTCGGCGATGTGGACGATCTTGGCGAGCTCGTCGTTGTCGATGACCGGTCGGGGGATGTGCAGCTGTCGACACGACCCGGGTTGGGGGTTCAACAGGTTCTGCTCCGGGCCGAGGTTGCGACCCAGGGCGGTGACGAGCTCTTCGCGGATCGCGTCGAGCGGCGGGTTCGTGACCTGGGCGAAGAGCTGGTTGAAGTAGTCGAACAGCAGGCGGGGCCGGTCGGAGAGCACGGCGAGGGGCGTGTCGGTGCCCATCGACCCGATGGGCTCGGCCCCGGTGCGGGCCATGGGGTCGAGGAGGATCCGCAGCTCCTCGGACGTGTAGCCGAACA
It encodes the following:
- the gltB gene encoding glutamate synthase large subunit — protein: MASHSPLSPPRQGLYDPRFEHDACGVSFVVHMKGLRSHDIVVQGVGALCNLEHRGAAGAETNTGDGAGILIQIPDRFLRDVVEFPLPAEGQYATGLGFLPKDPDAAAEVVDAVEKIATSEGLRVLGWRDVPHDDSMIGSQARSVEPSFRQPFLAGDGLADMSLERRAYIVRKRIEHELGPLNGEGGAYFPSLSCRTFVYKGMLTTNQLPEFFPDLVDERVESALALVHSRFSTNTFPSWPLAHPFRYVAHNGEINTVQGNRNWMQAREALLHSDLLPGDLERIFPICTPEASDSATFDEVLELLHMGGYELPHAVLMMIPEAWEHQPSMPVAKRDFYRYHSSLMEPWDGPASIAFTDGAVIGAVLDRNGLRPSRYWVTADDIVVMASEVGVVDVDPARVVQKGRLQPGRMFLVDTTAGRIIGDEEIKGHLADRHPYGQWLAQNLIALEGLPARSHELRLHGTVVNRQQVFGYTSEELRILLDPMARTGAEPIGSMGTDTPLAVLSDRPRLLFDYFNQLFAQVTNPPLDAIREELVTALGRNLGPEQNLLNPQPGSCRQLHIPRPVIDNDELAKIVHIAEVIPGFSTTVLRCLYPVAEGGEGLRRAIEDVRRQASEAIAAGATMLVLSDRGADEELAPIPSLLYTSAVHHHLIREKTRTKVGLVVETGEAREVHHMCLLIGYGAAAVNPYLAFETIEDRIAEGLTDMHDPNKAVANYIKAASKGVLKVMSKMGISTVASYTGAQIFEAVGLGEDLVEEYFSGTVSRLGGIGIDEVAEEVRRRHAMAYPANPTERAHRSLAVGGEYQWRREGEFHLFNPETVYKLQHATRSRRYEIFKEYTRRVDEQSAQLATLRGMFRLRTGERPPVPIEEVEPVSEIVKRFSTGAMSYGSISAEAHETLAVAMNRLGGKSNTGEGGEDPERFVTMPDGDSKRSAIKQVASGRFGVTSDYLVNADDIQIKMAQGAKPGEGGQLPGSKVYPWIAKTRHSTPGVGLISPPPHHDIYSIEDLAQLIHDLKNANDQARIHVKLVAEIGVGTVAAGVSKAHADVVLISGNDGGTGASPLTSLKHAGGPWELGLAETQQTLLLNDLRDRIVVQVDGQLKTGRDVVIGALLGAEEFGFATAPLVVSGCVMMRVCHLDTCPVGVATQNPELRKRFTGKPEFVVTFFEYIAEEVRELLAELGFRTLDEAIGRVEMIDATAAVDHWKASGLDLSPVLHVPDLPEGAHRHQVVGQDHGLDRALDNELIARAGPALTAGEPVSIDLPVRNVNRTVGTMLGAELTRRHGADGLPDDTIVVNLTGSAGQSLGAFLPRGITLRLSGDANDYVGKGLSGGRLVVRPPAGSTFVAEENIIAGNVILYGATAGEVFLRGVVGERFGVRNSGAIAVVEGVGDHGCEYMTGGRIVVLGPTGRNFGAGMSGGTAFVLDVDGTFPSRVNPEMVDLDPLDDDDLVWLHHRVERHLAETDSAVARRLLHEWTHSAERFVKVMPKDYRRVLLAERDALATGADPVEAVMAAARI